CCAAATGCACCTTTATCTCCGAAACAATAGGTACAGCGAAGATTACAGTCGTGCGCCATGTTAAGGCAAAGCGCCTTTAAACCATATTCCCGTTTTTCTTCGATATTAGGAGCAGGTGTGAAAAGCATGCCCGCTTTTTTGAGCTCCTTGATTTCAGCCAGTATACTATCTAAAATTTCTTTTTCAATCGAAAGTAAATTTACATCTTCTCCTTTTTCAAGCGCCAGAAGCACTTTAAAACTTAAAGGATCTGGCATTAAGATTGTTCCGCTTTCAACGTCTAATACGTAATTTTTTCCTCTTAATGTAAATGCGTGTATCAATGTTTTTTCCCCATACATATTAAAAAAGCAGTAATTTTAGGTATAATTACTGCCTTTCATTTAAATTTTTAAATACCATTATTTTTTGTTCTCACACTTTTGGTTAGCAACAGTGCAAGATGTTTTGCAAGCAGACTGGCAAGAAACCTGACATTCTCCACAGCCTGTATTTTTTAAATTGCAATTAAGCGTACCTTTTTTAGCTATTTTAATATGCTGCATAAGACTTCCTCCGTAAACAATTTACGTAAGTTATTATATAACCTCTAGCCCGTATTTTCAAGTGTATTTTATTTCTTGCGCTTGAATTGTGAAAATATTATAGCTGCGATAGCGCCTATTAAAGCTGCCATAAGTGCATCTGACAAGAGCGCCAGAAAACTCCCCATGTTGCCTTCTATAAGTGAAAAAGTTAAAAACCCTATCAAGACGTACATAACGCCTGCAAGAGCACCAGCTAAAAAGAATTTTTCCTTAACTTTAATTACGTTTAAAATCGCTGCTAAAACTACACTTGATATTTTTATTATCTGGTTTATCAAAGGTATCGAATTTTCGGAGATCCCACCGTTTTTAAGTATCAGGGCGAATATAAGTATCAGCGCGATCGTAAAGATAGTAGCTAAAATCGCTGACCGAAGTGAAGAAAGCAACATGCACTTAAAATATTTGTCTGCCCCTTGAGTCTTACCTTTTGTTACACTTTTGCCGACCATTGTTTTCACCATTTCTAAATTCCCCCTCTTCATTTTCAATTTTATGAAAATTTTTCCGAGGTTATGAACGGTATTTTTAAAAATGGCAGCATAAAACTTATCTTTTAAATACGCTTTTAGATATATCGACCGCTCCCTTTGCGTCCTTTGCGTAAAAATCTGCGCCTATCTTTTTGGCGTATTCCGGAGTCAGTACCGCTCCTCCCACCATAACTTTGCAATTAAGGCCTTCATTTTTTATCATAGCGATAGTTTCTTCCATGCTTTTAAGTGTGGTTGTCATAAGAGCACTCAACCCAACTAACGGTGCCTTTTCGCTTTTAGCGGTTTGTACAATAGCTTCTACTTCTACATCCTTGCCTAAATCTATGACTTTATAACCGTAGTTTTGCAAAAGCACTTTTACGATGTTTTTCCCTATATCATGTATATCCCCTTTAACAGTCGCAAGTACTATCTTGCCGTTGTCTACCGAGGCTTTGTCGTCTTTTATTAGCCTTGTCTTAATTATCTCAAAAGCCGATTTAACGACTTCGGCAGACATTATGAGCTGCGGTAAAAATATCTCACCTTTTTCATATCTGTCTCCAACTGTATCAAGAGCCGGGATTATGTATTCGTTTATTATCTCCATAGGATCTTTTTCCAAAAGGAGGTTTTTAACAATTAGCGCCCCTTCGTTTTTAAGCCCGTTTTCAATTGCATAGAATATATCGGCGCAACCTGCTTGCTTAACCTCTGGCTTAGCAGGAATATTATTCCCATATTTAGATATGAACTCACTGGCATTTTCGTCTTTACCTGTAAGGAGGTTATAAGCAATGACCGACCCTGTCATGCACTCTATATTCGGGTTAATGATAGGAAGAGTCAGCCCTGCGTTAAGAGCCATAGTTAAAAACGTTGCATTTATCTTTTCGCGTTCAGGCAGCCCAAATGAAATGTTAGATACTCCAAGGACTGTATTTAACTTTAATTCCTCTTTTACCCTTTTTAGGGCATCCAAAGTTATAACTGCACTACCTGGCTCTGCTGAAACCGTCAGTGTCAAACAATCTATAAATACATCCTCTTTCTTAATGCCTAATTCAGCCGCTTTATTCAAAATCTTCTTTGCTATTTCAAACCTTTTGTCTGCTTCCTTTGGTATTCCGTTTTCGTCAAGGGTTAGCCCTACAACTGCGGCCCCATACTTTTTAACAAGCGGCAATATAGTATTTAAAGATTTCTCCTCTCCGTTAACGGAATTTACAATCGGCTTGCCACAGTATACCCTAAGCGCTGCCTCGAGGACTTCAGGGTCTGATGAATCTATCTGAAGCGGAACGTCTACAACACTTTGAACAGCCTTAACGACTTTGACCATCGTCGCTTTTTCGTCTATATCAGGCATACCTACATTTACGTCTAAAATATCCGCACCGGCTTTAACCTGTTCGATGGCCTGTCCTAAAATATAGTCTATATCACCGTTTTTAAGAGCCTCTTTAAACAGCTTCTTGCCTGTCGGGTTTATGCGCTCGCCTATTATCCTGGATTTATCTATTATAACAGTCTTCCCATGCGAACAAACGGCAGAAAAACTCTCTTTTTTGATTTTTACTTTATTTTCTTTTTCAAGCTTTTGTTTAATGAGCTTTATATATTCAGGTGTAGTGCCGCAGCATCCTCCCGCAAACTTTATGCCAAACGGAACTAAAGCGTGAATATAGTCGCTAAATTCCTCGGCGGTGATATTATACTGATTGTTGTCAAGGTCTGGGAGGTCTGCGTTAGGCTTGACTATTATAGGAAGATCGGTTAGAGAACTTAGCTCTTTAACCAAAGGGTATATCTCCTTTGGCCCAAGAGAACAATTTATGCCTATAGCATCCGGCCCGAGCGAGCCTATCGCTAAAACCATATCCATAATAGAACACACGGTATAAGTACGCATATTTTTTTCAAATGTCATAGTTACAAGGACCGGCCTTGTACTATTTTCCTTAGCGGCAAGAACGGCGGCCTTAGCCTCGTATATATCTGCCATAGTCTCTATGACTATTAAATCAGCATCTTCTCCGGCCCTAACCTGCTCGGCAAATATGTCGTATGCTTCTTCAAAAGTCAAACTGCCGGTAGGCTCTAAAAGCTTGCCTATCGGGCCTATATCCTGTGCAACGAGCGTATCTTTGCCACAGGCGGTCCGTGCGTTTTTGACAGCTGCTTTAACTATCTTGTCTACGCTATAACCGCTGTCTTTTAATTTAAGCCTGTTTGCACCGAATGTATTCGTATATATTATATCCGCGCCGCTTTTTACGTAACTTAAGTGAATATCTGATATAAGCTTATCATGTGTTATGTTTAGTACTTCTGGTATTTCACCCAGCTTTAAACCGCTTTTTAAAAGCAGGGTGCCCATTGCGCCGTCTAAATAAATAAATTTTTTATTTAAAAGTTTTTTAAATTCCACAATACTCTCCTCTTTTTCTATATGGGCAGTTGCCGGCCAAATTGCACCTTTCACATGGCGAGCTTCCTTCTTTTGTCTCCCCGAGATATAAGCCCATTACCGCTGTTACAGACTTTATCGGAGTCAGCATATTTTTGTCATTGACGCAAAGCCCTATCCTTTTAGGCGCATTAAGCACATCTAAAAGTTTTTCCTGTATATTTAAAGGCAAATCCCCATATCCAGGAGAGAACCTGCTGGTTAATTTATACTTATAAAATTCGTCTTTAATCTTTTCTTCAACTTTATCAACGACTTGTTCAATAGCCGA
The sequence above is drawn from the Eubacteriales bacterium genome and encodes:
- a CDS encoding homocysteine S-methyltransferase family protein; this translates as MGTLLLKSGLKLGEIPEVLNITHDKLISDIHLSYVKSGADIIYTNTFGANRLKLKDSGYSVDKIVKAAVKNARTACGKDTLVAQDIGPIGKLLEPTGSLTFEEAYDIFAEQVRAGEDADLIVIETMADIYEAKAAVLAAKENSTRPVLVTMTFEKNMRTYTVCSIMDMVLAIGSLGPDAIGINCSLGPKEIYPLVKELSSLTDLPIIVKPNADLPDLDNNQYNITAEEFSDYIHALVPFGIKFAGGCCGTTPEYIKLIKQKLEKENKVKIKKESFSAVCSHGKTVIIDKSRIIGERINPTGKKLFKEALKNGDIDYILGQAIEQVKAGADILDVNVGMPDIDEKATMVKVVKAVQSVVDVPLQIDSSDPEVLEAALRVYCGKPIVNSVNGEEKSLNTILPLVKKYGAAVVGLTLDENGIPKEADKRFEIAKKILNKAAELGIKKEDVFIDCLTLTVSAEPGSAVITLDALKRVKEELKLNTVLGVSNISFGLPEREKINATFLTMALNAGLTLPIINPNIECMTGSVIAYNLLTGKDENASEFISKYGNNIPAKPEVKQAGCADIFYAIENGLKNEGALIVKNLLLEKDPMEIINEYIIPALDTVGDRYEKGEIFLPQLIMSAEVVKSAFEIIKTRLIKDDKASVDNGKIVLATVKGDIHDIGKNIVKVLLQNYGYKVIDLGKDVEVEAIVQTAKSEKAPLVGLSALMTTTLKSMEETIAMIKNEGLNCKVMVGGAVLTPEYAKKIGADFYAKDAKGAVDISKSVFKR
- the scfA gene encoding six-cysteine ranthipeptide SCIFF, coding for MQHIKIAKKGTLNCNLKNTGCGECQVSCQSACKTSCTVANQKCENKK
- a CDS encoding TIGR04086 family membrane protein, translating into MVKTMVGKSVTKGKTQGADKYFKCMLLSSLRSAILATIFTIALILIFALILKNGGISENSIPLINQIIKISSVVLAAILNVIKVKEKFFLAGALAGVMYVLIGFLTFSLIEGNMGSFLALLSDALMAALIGAIAAIIFSQFKRKK